The Eleginops maclovinus isolate JMC-PN-2008 ecotype Puerto Natales chromosome 10, JC_Emac_rtc_rv5, whole genome shotgun sequence nucleotide sequence GGCACCAGTTTATGATTATAATCTCGATTTGTGACCGTAAAGTCCACTGCCCTTGTACTGTATTTTCAGTAATAAAGCTATCAAAGGATGGTTTTCCATGGAGGACTCTGACCGAAACACTGAGTACAAAAAGACTGTTAATAGGTAACAGAAAGTGTGATCATTCGTATGAAATTGTATTGAGTTTATTATCAAATCTCTCTTGGGACGTTTTCCAGCTTTCATCACGCCTCTGAAGTCTGAGTCAAGCTATCAGATCACTATCGCATCATCAAACACTTTATTGAATcttgaaatacaaacatgtctttCAGTTATTATATTGTCTTTCACTTATGGCCGGGTCAAGGGCAAATACTTCACATTTTGCAgacaaatttaaatatattacagtCAAATGATTAAGGTGTGTAAAAAtccaaatttaaataaaatgttcatatgTTTGGATGTCCTTCGTCGTCCTCTTCAATACATTGCACATTTACTTCAGCCAAACTCGGGTAATCTGGTCACCAAGCAGCAACCTGCAACAGAGGGAAACAAGCAATTATTGgtcatgcacaaaaacactgaGATTAATTTGCTGTTATGTTATGAACATGGATCATTCACTGCGACATTTCATTCAAAACCACACTTTAAGATACAGAATGAGCATAGAGGCTCAAAATGATTAGAAATAGCAAAAGCTCCCACAAAACGACCATAAAAGGACTCCAAATGTCCACATAAGCAAGCAAAACTactacaaaaacatgcaaaacaactaaaaagacacacagctaAAGAGCCGGGATGGGAAGCGCGTGTATGGGGGGCTAATTGCCCCTTTCCCGCTTCCTATCCCCTCACTTGCGGACCACATCTTCAAACGCGGTCTTCGTTTTCATCTCAACTGCACACCTGCAAAAATGTGTGTCGGTTGCAAAGACAATGTGGCAACTAGCCAGACatataaacaacttcaaaaagatgaataaaaaaactataaagaGACTTTTATTGCTCACAAAATGATACGAGATAAACAAAGAGACTTCATATGTCcttaaaagaaagcaaaccaaccaaagaaagacacaaaaccAGTGCCTTAAATCAGGCCTTTCTGCCCACCCACCTGCAGCCTTTGCTCGGACCACCCCTATCAACTAGCAGCAGAAATGTGCGTCTACATCTTGCACGGTTGCACGTTATCCAGGGGACAACATTTATGCAGATACAGAAAGGCAATAATATCATCATCTGAAAAAGAGACTATAAAGATACTCAAATTGCCcccaaacaacaataaaacagacaGAATTTTGTACCATTTAAGTCTTGGTGCTCATCGTCTCATAATCCATACgcatatttaataataagtCAAAGCGTGACTAAATTCATAAAGGTGAGTAGGTTTGGAAGGTCAGACTGTAATAATGCTGAAGCTCCGTGGGTGGAATTCCAGGAGGTCAGTCTCTGTGTGAGGTTAGGCTGAAGTCCAGTGGGAAAGGAGTGATGGTGCTACTAAACGCCTTAGGCtactaaataaagtgtattatgtaatgGAATTAAGTCAGGTTTAATCCAGTCTCTTATCTATATACTCCTGTCTATCTGAACAAGATACTGCTGACCTTTCAGCATCACGTGCAGCATATACATGGCACATAAGGCTTCTGTGGCTCCACCCACTTTAACTCAACAAATCATGTGAAACACTGCTTGATTTTAAGCTGTAATTATTAAAAGGTGCCACATTGAGTTGTGTCTTATTGCTTTGATCCATGTCTGCTCGATGGCCTTGATAGTCTTCTGATTACTCACCTCTGTTGGCACATTGCTACACTTGTTTTAACCAAGGTGCAGCCCAAAATGTCACACCCTCATGTAAATACATAGCTCTGTAGCACCTCTAGTGGCCAACAACTCCACAGGACATctttaagtaaaaacaaaaaactgttttctgCTCAAATAACCAATTTAACAAAAGGAATTATTATATTAAGACCCTGTTGAATAGCAACAATAACAAACTACCACTCTGTTCTCAACCAAACCAGGTTGCATGTACTAAGGAATTGGGTGACGTAGTATAAACCCCAAATAAGGAGGAGATTAGGGAGTGGATGAGTCCAAGCATTACAGGCCTTTTACCTGCCTTTGGTGTCTatgttaaaacaaaatgcacCATAAGTTGActtatttgaatgcattttgttACGTTGCATACCTAAATAAGACCTTTATGTTCATTACAGAACACATGGaactttaaataacaaacaaaaattgacattttaagcaaaaagaaaaaaatcagctgttgtttttttaccaagCCATCCTTTGCAGTTGCTTGCCGGCACTCTCACTCTCATTTTGTTGGtattcccccccaaaaaacccttTCGTAAGGGACCATACGCTGCATTAGTATTTGTTGGCCATACAAACCTGACTAAGGTGACGTTGATCAGTGCTCCACATAAGGGTCCTACCCAGAAGACCCAGTGAGCGCTCCACTGGTTTGCGATCGCTGCAGGACCGAAGGCTCGGGCTGGGTTCATACAGGCTCCAGAAAGCCCCCcactgaaacaacaacaacaactcaaatgtaaataatgcaATGTGGTTTAATGTAGTTCTTCCCAGAGTTGACCTACAGATGAACTTGTTTTATGAGGGTAAAACCTATTAACTGTTTGGATTAGATATTAAACTGACCTTCCTAGGTAATAACAACACCAATATTGAACCTTGGCTTCCCTTTCATAACTGATAATAGTGATAAATAGATGTAGGTAGGAGGGTTTAGAGTTGTAGGTGTCCTGCAGTATATCATTTGTAAGGGGAAGTGTATGTTCGGTATTTTAAATAGCAGCTATGCTTCTTAATGCTGGACGTATAGGCCAACCAAAGGCAGATCTAGTGTTCCTCCACCAGAATCTCAGCATGGTAGATTAGATAAGATACAACTTTATtatcctagtgttaggagcagtgggctgccattatgtacggcgcccggggagcagtgtaggtaaccagtgtcttgctcagggacaccacggtggcacttggtctttcggggacttgaactggtgaccttccagttcccaggccaagcccctatggacttcgccaccaccgcaCCGCTAAAGCATTCAGGATGGAATAAAGATATTTACAGTAGAAAAGAACGTGGATATTATTCAcgattaaaatgtgaaatggatGAGTTTGCCGAGGTTGATTCAACCAAGCAAAGAAATGGGATTCGATGACAAAGAAAACCTCCATTTAAATATGTGACTTTAATTGCACCTTTTTTCTTGTTCATTTTCTCctacatttttctattttaggGTCTTAAATTTACTTCATCAATAGTCTTGAAAACGTTAGTGTTTTTACCTCCCAAAGCTCCATAATTAAACTTAAATCTCACTGGACAGCTAACTGAATTTCCGCTTCTCCTCTGGTTGTGATCAGTGGAAGGATAATGCCGTGGAGGATCTTACCCTGCCAATATGTTTGCGCTCACAGTGAGGCCGATGCAGAATGCAACCAATGAGGTGCTGGTTTTCTTGTTGATGGCCCCCATGCAGACCACCAATGTGAGGAACAACGTCATTATCGTCTCGGCCAGAGTGATTTTAGCCAGATCAGCGGTCAGGGGCAAGACAAAGGATCCTCCGGAGGCAGCATTATACGTGATATCAGGAAATACGCCCTGAGAGAAGAACAAATGAGTATAAAATATCCCTGCATGATACAGTTATATACgattttcatgtattttcaccttgtgtttttattcctagGAATCCAGGATTAAAGGATGCTAAGGGTATCAgttgttttgtgcttttttgAGTCATAAAGAACCATCATTATAATTATAAGACAAAACAGAACATTGACCTTGGTAAGTTACAACTtgaaagataataaataaataaaaacgtgaCATTCTGAGTTAAAAACACCAGATTTTAAGTCAAAAATGCAACTTAGTCAACAATAATGTGATTAAAGGACAATATCTTAATATCCTAACTTAGTCCAAATCATGAGAAAGTATTTAGTAAACTGATATTTTAACCAATTGTGGGCCTTCTTTGTCCTCATTTAGAGATACTACATGAAAAAGCGGATTTACTGGTTCaaaatgatgcattttaaagtcaaaatctTGAAATATGAAGTCAAGATTTTGAGATTTTACGCACTTTTCACTTAATAAGTCAAAatcatacaaatattaaaaaatataatctaaaaaatgaaaagatatgAAGTCAATAATGCCACTTAGTACGTCAAAATGATGGaatactttttctaaatatgtAAACTGCTTTTGACTGCAGTATGTTCATCGACTTTGTATTTGAATTAtgacacatcttttttttgtcactttttcgGGCAGAACTGGGCTCCCGTAGTGTTCCTCACCATGGTAAGAGCCGCCCCGAGCACGCTTCCTAACATCTGGGCGAGGATGTAAGGCAGCAGCAGGGCGAGCTTCATCCCTCcacacaggtaaacactcaCCGACACCACAGGGTTAAAGTGCCCGCCGCTGCAATGAACACAATAAAGTTATCTCTGTTATCTCTGGAGTACTGTTATGAACTGAGATGATAGACTCATATCTAGCACACTGGGGGTAAAAAGCCATTTAAGGTCCTTCTTTGAATCAAAATGATATttactaataataatttatCTATTTATAGGATATTTTTGAATagaaatgtgtcagtgtgtgacagaaaaTCCTAAAAAACGTACTTGCAATTGACTTAAATCAATCATTTGAGAGTACATAAACACCTTTCCGATATTTTATCTCTTAAGAATTATGACGCTTATCTATCAGATAAGGGGTTAAAAATAACTGCAgggtttatttttacataactATATCAGTGAGTGACAGAtaaccacaaacacactttattatttcCTCACATTTGAAGGTAAATTAACAATCATGTCAATTTACGTTGGCTCTgttttaagacatttaatttaatttaaaggacAAGAATTAACCAGTCTGCTGAGAAACCAACACAATGTTAAGCTTTTAAGAGATAGCAAGTCAACAATGTACCTCAATGAGTTAAAATGACCagacattaaatacaaaaatcgCACTTACTGGTTTCAAATTCCTCGcaattttaagtatttttcttGTCATCATCATTGCtttgtcagtgtgtgacagaaaaTCATAACGAATCATGTTATTAACTCACATTTTAAGGTAAACTTAACTCCCTAAATGAATTTACTCAAGACTTTAGGACATTTCTAAGATGTTAAAGACAGTCTGCTTTAGAAAACACAATATCAAGCTTTTATCTTTACCTAATTTTCCCAAACAGCATGATGAGCACGGCCAGTGCCAGTCCATGAGCAATCGCAGGCTGAATGACTCCGAAGGCTCCAATGTTCCCCATAACAGACGCACAccccacaaacacaaacagggtCGTCCCGTACAGCTCGGCCAGGCAGGGCTGCAAATACTGCTCGAAGATGCGAGTGCTCTTCCTCATGGGTTCCTTTCCAGCTGCAGATTCCACCATCTCACTTATGGTGAACTCGACCTTGCTTTCTGTCCCCGACATACTGAATCAAAATATGGTCTCTACCTGTGCCACTCACTGCCCTCACTCTCCGATGAAGGGACACTTATAAGCCATTCTGAGGATGATTCACAAAAGCTGTACGCACATCCCAATTATTTTTCCCCTTCTGAGGCCCCACCTTCCTGCAATTGTTTATACTCCCAAGAGCAATCGGAAGATCATAAAATTGCGTAGGCTATATATGTTTTTGAGAGATAAGGATTAGGGGGCACAAAAGCACCCCGTTAAACATTGAGGGGTACCACATATTTGAGTTCCCCATCAGTAAAATAATGGTAATGCTCGAggagtgtgttgtttttttatgtaatattCTTTGTGGCCACTTTGAGGGCTACGAAAGCAAGCTATAAACACTGTAATCTGTTATGACCTTAAGGATGATAGGACGAGACTGTTAGCAAAGGTGAAAGAGGTGGTGTGATGTTTGTCCCTGTAAAGAGGTCACATCTCACCACTATCATTTATTATACGCTTTCTCTCCCTGCTTTGCATGGATGCTCAGATATACACAGATCATTTGCTACATGGTTGTATACAGGTGGTCTTCCTGTCACCCATGTTGTATGTATGTTATgtctaaatgtttaaatgacagTATTAAAAAACAGTGGTGAAAATAGCATTACCTCAGATAACTGATTATCATAAATACTGCTAACTATCCCATTAGCTGATGTTCatcattttccttttgcttttacatttaaatgtattcttttacgtgttgatttttatttaaaatattatagttttaactgtatttgtattattttacgCCAAAATACTTATGTAAGGTGAATAACAGAAGCAAACATCTTAAATGACTGTGAGCAAAAGTTCTTATTATGCAGAAAGTGTTCATCTTTTTAACGTCGGTGGCACTAATGGTAATTACTGCTGTTTAGCTTATTATAAAAGGCTTCATTTTTCAGTTAACTCATATTTTACATTGGTAATTACTAGCACATGTAAAGTAACGTACTAAACACATCAAATAAGTGTGTAAAGTCGGGGCATAAGATTagcataaaaaggaaatgatcAAGTAAACGACCTACGTTAAACACACCCAGCCAGCGAGCAACATCAGCGTAAGGGGTGCAGACAGCATTGTTGACAATTTACACcgggatttgttttttttttacctcgtTTTGTGGAACAAAAAGTACCTTGTTCATCTATttggggcggtggtggcgaagtccatagggggttggcctgggaaggtcaccagttcaagtccccgaaagaccaggtgccaccgtggtgtccctgagcaagacactggttacctacactgctccccgggcgccgtacataatggcagcccactgctcctaacactaggatgggtcaaatgcagagcccgcatttcgttgtcctagtacttgtactctgtgcaatgacaataaagttgaatctttcatctaTCCATGTCTTTTGTATCTCCACTGCCAGCCTTTTTGTACTCactccaaaacatttaaaagccaCATCTCACCTTCCAGCATTTCATTCCTCCAAATCCCATTTCCATCTGCAGGCAGACACCAAATGCAGTGACAGGAACCTGATTTACACCCGGGTGCAAACAGCATCGTTGATTTACACCCAggttactgttttttttttacctcgtTTTGTGGAACAAAAAGTACCTTGTTCATCTATCCATGTCTTTTGTATCTCCACTGCCAGCCTTGTTGTACTCactccaaaacatttaaaagccaCGTCTCACCTTCCAGCACATTATTCCCCCCAGTCCCACATCTCTTCTGATTgccatttatttctcttttatgtTAACGAATATTTCTTTTGTAGAATTTCACCTTTGACACAGAGATCAATAAAGGCGTATGAGTGATTGCAAGCTGACCTTTTCCATAGGAGTCCTTGATATTAATTGAGCTGACTATAAAGATGAAGTAATGGCCTTACAATACAGTTTAGTTTATGGTTCACAAAGTATGACTGTAAATATGTCAACATCCATACTGCTTTTCAAATGATTTCAGCTTTTCCCTCTGAAGTCCACAACCAAATAAATTCACTGCCTTGCCAAAACAAAAGGTGCCACTCTAatatttcgttggaccgcctttagctttgattacggcacgcattcgctgtggcatcgtttccacaagcttccgattgatgacgggagattcggaccacaagcacaaagtcttctccagcacatcccaaagattctcaatcgggttcaggtctggagtctgtggtggccaatccacgttgtctcatgctccctgaaccactctttcacaatctgagcccgatggatcctggcagtgtcctcttggaacatgcccgtgccatcagggaagaaatccactgatggaataacctggtccttcagtatattcagggagtcagctgacctctttctttgggcacatttttgaacctagaccagaccaactgcagcaaccccagatcatagcactgccccccacaggcttgtacagtaggcactaggcatgatgggtgcatcacttcagccgcctctcttcttaccctgatgctcccatcactctggaacagggtaaatctggactcatcagaccacatgaccttcttccattgaGTCTAATCTTCACGCTCCCTAAcaaattgaagccgtttttctccgattagcctcactgacgaGCGattttcttacggctacacagctgttcagtcccaatcccttgagttcccttcgcattgtgcgtgtggaaatgctcttactatcactattaaacatagccgtgagtttTACTGTggtttttctaccatttgatttcaccaaacgtttaagtgatcgcccGAGCACGATCATTCAAGTTTGGAAGAGGATGTTTCCCCCGcgtccttccagtttttaataatgcgttggacagttcttaaccccaTTCTAGCAGTTTTACCAATCTcctgcttgatgcatgccaataatttgacacttctgaaacagattaacatctttccCACGACCACATGACTgattaacaaatgagaagcgaCTCACTGCATCCGTTAGGGTTAGCATGCGGTAATCATCCAATGagaggctcttacctatttgcttagttaaatccaggtggtgaccttgTTTTTGGCCGGGACAGTGTAGATGAACAGAACAAAACAGCATTAcacaaaaaggctttttttattcaactgcaCTTAACCCGCTTTCATCGAAAAGgatttaacacaaacaaatctgtCCTGTCCGTTTTCCTGCTTGAAACAGGGCGCAAGAATGGGACACATAATACgggaaaatgtaaatgaactaGTGGTTGTGATGTATTGCATTTCTTCTTGGAGGTTCTGCAGCATGCATGTTTTGTAATGAAAGGATCCTGGAAGTAGAATTGAttgataaataaaactaaaatggcACATAGAAACCAGAAAAAGGACAAATGAGCGACATctgaaaacatatttccattcatttccaACACAGGCGAGCAGGGTTTGTGCTCAGTCACAGACAAAATCTGCctgtaaacaaatgaatgaaacaaacCTGATCTATtttacagtagagacacaacgtCTTCACAGTTCTCAGGCGGATTCTTCTCTTATTTTCTGAAACTTAAAAAGGACGTTCAAAAATCACATTCTGCTGATGGCGGGAGTTTTTGCACCGGAACAGCTCCAAGGCGAGGGCTTGATTGAGATAAATCATACTTCCTGTTACCCAGTGTCTCCCTCCGCACTTCTCCTCCAGTTGTTGATTTTGGCGCGCACACACATGTAGAGCATGTTCAACAGAAGAGCCGTTTAGCACTCAAAATGCCAACTGTGACAGACCTGAGGAAACAGAGCATGACCTGTTCTTGTTAATGACCGCGACACACATTCAAACTGGGAGGATGGGCGGGAAAGCATAAAACATTTCGCACATATTAGTAAGTCAAAGTAAATAAACCAAAGGACAGCACGGCGCCATAGTGGTCGCACAAGGCCCTGAGCAGTCATTATTTCATGTggtaatgtaaaatgtgttttacccAGATTGAGTTTGTCCTTGGCGGCCCAGCAGATGCTGTAGTGTTGAAGAAGTTGTTGCAACAGCTCCCTCTCATCCAGGAACTCCAGACGCTCAATTCTGgaagaaatcaaataaatactgtaagtatgttaaaggggccctgttatgctttttggggttttcccgttagtgtgttatataggtttttgtgcacgAACGTGGTCTGCAAAAAAACCTCCTTGTTGACTTCagtaacatggtgacatcactatgtaacacttgggCGAAACATGTCATAGTAGAGACGccaattacaaatatgaactgaAAATAAGTCTGTTCTGCAATGTCTCTCAGGCTGCTGATTAAAAGGCGACACACTGTACTCTCTAACGGTACCAGAATAGGCCTTATGGATCAAAGACCTTGCAACATATACCAGTTTGTTGATGCTCATGATGTTCTTTCAGTTTTATTGACGCATGGTTGGCATACTTGAAGCGTTTGAGACTTTTCCTTGCTGACACATGACACCATTGTGAGACACTCGAACTTTAAATTCACCTTGCCACATCGTCCTGGGGCAGCATACTGTAGACCGTCATCATGTCCAGAGCGTCAGCATGTTCCCAGCCTGTCTTAAGAAACCGCTCCTTCTGCAAAACACCGTCAAATATTCAACTGAGATAATATGAACCGGATATCAAGGACGTTTCCATAGAGTTCTATGATGCAAGCCCTTTTCCACATGTTCTATATAATCTTTTAATACATGTAGCTGAATATAAAGATGGATTTCTCCATATGAATGGCCTTACAATACAATCTAGTATCTTCATACATTAGCGAATAAAATTAATCTCACATTTTGGACTTACTAGCCTCACTCAACTCCTAATaatcctttaaaaatgaaaccttTGAGACTTTTTGGGGTGTAAAATATCGAGTTTGGAGGTTACCTGGGTGTCCAGAGACTGGCAGGCCTCCACTCCTGCCAGGTTGCACTGGCGCCGCTGCAGGTTCTCGATCATCACCTGGCCAAATCGATCGCTCATGTTCACCtggaaacattaaaaacacacacttttttctattaaaataCCTTCACACAGAAAACCAAGACCCTTGAGGTGAAATAACAGAAGCAAGCAACGTTTTGTTTTCCCGTTTgaagacatttgttttgttcacCTGTTCGTAGTTGATGAACATGGCGGTGGGGAAGGTCTCTGCAGCCCAGTGAACGACGTTCGAGGACTGCGAGGGCGTCATGTAGACGAGCACACACTCCGACAGCAGCAATGTAGGTAATCTGGTGAAGAGAGAGCAGCAACACACTTAGCCACAACAACATTCCTGGAAATAACTGTAATCTGCCAACAAGCCTCTAAAATGGGCCTTAATGTACTTTATCTGGAGCCATAGATGCATCAATGTAAACTTTGTGTTAAAACTCTGTATTCTCTACTCTATGTTTAGCTAAGATGAGGGTCAGTAACAGTAAAGCTGTtcatcaatacatttattttggcccGATATTTGAGGGATTTTCTTTGAGGGAGTCTTTCCTTGCAAGAGTCTTAATGAGTCGTGTGCTGTAGAGTCTATGAAGACCTCTGAGACAAATCGGTTAGTTGTGATATTGTGTTATATAAATCATATTCAATTGATTAGTTGGAATGTTTAATTGTTTAGTGGCTCACGGGAGACAGCAAAGGCATTTCCTTTCCACTGAGTTGAATTGAAACATCTTACTGATTAACTGACAAGGAGACCTCTATCCTCTCTGACCTTAAAACTACCTGCAGTCAAATCTATGTTCTTCCCAGAAGTAAATTACACCTTCACTCCAACATGAGTGTGGGTAGGCAAAAAAGTGATGACCCCATCACTTAAAACAAAGACTCATAAAAAGGCCTAAACTCACACTCATCCGGCAGCTTCCCGGAACATTCTTGGTGAAAATTCCAACAGATAAATGAATGGAGATGGAGCCAAGGAAAACATCCCATCGTACAAAGAAGGATGTCTCTGCCATCCAAGTACCAAAACAATCAAGTGGCTTTGTCCACTGACAGCCATAAATTGATACTGTACTTCACCTAAAACCTTAGCCTTAAATAGTTTGGTGTTTGCTCTATTACAAATAACTAAATCCATGGCAGTAACAGTGACTTCTGTTCAGAGAAACACGTCAAAACCTGGTTAAATACATGGTTTGCAAGACATGCTACATATAGAGCTGTCCATGGCCAAACCCCCGCCTACATTCACAACCTGATCCAGGCTTACAGGACAAACCGGGCCCTGAGGTCCTCTGAGCAAGGCCTTTTAAGGGTGCCACGGACCAGGCTAAAAACTAAGATGGATCGTGCCTTTGAGGCGGTGGCTCCAAGGCTTTGGAATGAACTCCCCCAAGGCCTGAGAGCCACTgtctcagtggaaatgtttaagGGGCAGCTGAAGACTCACCTTTCCCGACAAGCTTTTGGGGTGTCGGTGGAGGTGAGTTTTTAGCTGTCCCTACACTGGTGTTCATtttacagttgtgttttttttgccttttattgtacattgtgtactgtctgtaaagcactttgtacattcatgttcagaagggtgctatataaataacattttgcttACTTA carries:
- the LOC134870320 gene encoding aquaporin-8-like, which codes for MSGTESKVEFTISEMVESAAGKEPMRKSTRIFEQYLQPCLAELYGTTLFVFVGCASVMGNIGAFGVIQPAIAHGLALAVLIMLFGKISGGHFNPVVSVSVYLCGGMKLALLLPYILAQMLGSVLGAALTMGVFPDITYNAASGGSFVLPLTADLAKITLAETIMTLFLTLVVCMGAINKKTSTSLVAFCIGLTVSANILAGGGLSGACMNPARAFGPAAIANQWSAHWVFWVGPLCGALINVTLVRLLLGDQITRVWLK